One Dictyoglomus turgidum DSM 6724 DNA window includes the following coding sequences:
- a CDS encoding alpha-amylase/4-alpha-glucanotransferase domain-containing protein: MEKGIYFSLGIHNHQPVGNFDFVIEKAYEMSYKPLIDFFFKYPDFPINVHFSGFLLLWLERNHPEYFEKLKIMAERGQVEFVSGGFYEPILPIIPDKDKVQQIIKLNKYIYDKFGQNPKGMWLAERVWEPHLVKYIAEAGIEYVVVDDAHFFSVGLKEEDLFGYYLMEEQGYKLAVFPISMKLRYLIPFANPEETITYLNKFASEDKSKIALLFDDGEKFGLWPDTYKTVYEDGWLERFVNKIKENFLLVTPVNLYTYMKKVKPKGRIYLPTASYREMMEWVLFPEAQKDLEDLMEKLKSESLWDKFSPYVKGGFWRNFLAKYDESNHMQKKMLYVWSKVQNYPDGEIKDKAEEEVFQGQANDAYWHGIFGGLYLPHLRTAIYEHLIKAENYIENYDLHYKIFDLDCDGNDELILESPTFNLYLSPMHGGSLLEWDFRPKAFNLTNTLTRRKEAYHSKLSQVSSDVQGKSIHERWSTKEEGLEKILFYDNHRRVSFIERIFKKEPTLEDLWKNSLKAEVDSFYKEYEYEISKDEKKIVVSFKGDYKDFEIHKRYLLYKNEPFIDVVYEIKNISKEPITLNFGWEININFLAPNHPDYYFLIRDQKYPLSSFGVEKVNNWKVFSGIGIELECSLDMETILYRYPIETVSLSEEGFEKVYQGSALLHFYKIDLPIDFNWKTSIRFLVK; encoded by the coding sequence ATGGAGAAAGGCATATATTTTTCTTTGGGGATTCACAATCATCAACCTGTAGGGAATTTTGATTTTGTAATTGAAAAGGCTTATGAGATGAGTTATAAGCCTCTTATTGATTTCTTTTTTAAATATCCTGACTTTCCTATAAATGTTCATTTTTCGGGTTTTTTATTACTTTGGCTTGAAAGGAATCATCCCGAATACTTTGAAAAATTAAAGATCATGGCAGAGAGAGGACAGGTTGAATTTGTAAGCGGGGGCTTTTATGAACCAATCTTGCCTATAATACCTGATAAAGATAAGGTGCAACAAATAATAAAGCTAAATAAATACATATATGATAAATTTGGACAAAATCCTAAAGGAATGTGGCTTGCCGAAAGGGTATGGGAACCTCATCTTGTTAAATACATTGCAGAGGCAGGTATAGAGTATGTGGTAGTAGATGATGCCCATTTCTTTTCCGTAGGATTAAAAGAAGAAGATCTTTTTGGGTATTATCTAATGGAAGAACAAGGATATAAGCTTGCTGTATTTCCTATAAGTATGAAGTTGCGTTATTTAATACCTTTTGCTAACCCTGAAGAAACCATTACTTATCTTAATAAATTTGCCTCGGAAGATAAAAGTAAAATTGCCCTTCTTTTTGATGATGGAGAGAAATTTGGATTATGGCCTGATACTTATAAGACAGTATATGAGGATGGATGGTTAGAAAGATTTGTGAATAAAATAAAAGAAAATTTTTTATTAGTAACACCTGTTAATTTGTATACCTATATGAAGAAGGTGAAGCCAAAGGGAAGAATATATCTTCCTACAGCTTCTTATAGAGAGATGATGGAATGGGTTTTATTTCCTGAAGCTCAAAAAGACCTTGAGGATCTTATGGAAAAACTTAAAAGTGAAAGCTTATGGGATAAGTTTTCTCCTTATGTAAAGGGCGGATTTTGGAGAAACTTCCTTGCTAAGTACGATGAATCTAATCATATGCAGAAGAAGATGCTCTATGTATGGAGTAAAGTTCAAAACTATCCTGATGGGGAGATTAAAGATAAGGCTGAAGAAGAAGTCTTTCAGGGACAGGCAAATGATGCATATTGGCATGGTATTTTTGGAGGGCTTTATCTTCCTCACTTAAGGACTGCCATATACGAACATTTGATTAAAGCAGAAAATTATATTGAAAATTATGACCTGCATTATAAGATTTTTGACTTGGATTGTGATGGAAATGATGAGTTAATTCTTGAATCTCCTACTTTTAATTTGTATCTCTCTCCTATGCATGGAGGATCACTCCTTGAATGGGATTTTAGACCTAAAGCTTTCAATCTAACTAATACTTTAACTAGAAGAAAAGAAGCATATCATTCTAAATTATCTCAGGTAAGCTCTGATGTTCAAGGAAAGAGTATACATGAAAGATGGAGTACAAAAGAGGAGGGCTTAGAAAAAATACTCTTTTATGATAACCATAGAAGGGTTTCTTTTATTGAGAGAATTTTTAAAAAAGAGCCTACCCTTGAAGATTTATGGAAGAATAGCTTAAAAGCCGAAGTTGACAGTTTTTATAAAGAATACGAATATGAAATAAGTAAAGATGAGAAGAAAATCGTAGTATCTTTTAAAGGAGATTATAAAGATTTTGAAATCCATAAAAGATATCTTCTTTATAAGAATGAGCCTTTTATTGATGTGGTTTATGAAATTAAAAATATCTCCAAAGAACCTATAACTTTAAACTTTGGATGGGAGATAAATATTAACTTTTTAGCACCAAATCATCCTGATTACTACTTTTTAATAAGAGATCAAAAATATCCTCTCTCTTCTTTTGGAGTTGAAAAAGTTAATAATTGGAAAGTATTTTCGGGTATAGGAATAGAATTGGAATGTTCTTTAGATATGGAAACTATTTTGTATAGATATCCTATAGAAACGGTGTCTCTTTCTGAGGAAGGATTTGAAAAAGTTTATCAAGGAAGTGCTCTCCTTCATTTTTATAAGATAGATTTGCCCATTGACTTTAACTGGAAGACCTCAATAAGATTTTTAGTTAAATAG
- a CDS encoding inositol monophosphatase family protein, producing the protein MKRILEVAIKTIKESGNILLNYIGEEKEIELKGISNLVTQVDKLSERHILKSIEENFPDHSILTEETGFINKNSEYTWIVDPLDGTTNYAHNFPFFGISIALIKNKEIILGLIYDPIRDELFYAIKNEGAYLNDRRIEVSKTESLENSLISFAFPYELSLEEKNFIPFINFSSRTHGIRRTGSAAIEIAYVGCGRLDGFWAKKLKPWDISAGILIVEEAKGKVTDFSGNNIDIHTDNILFSNGKIHQEMIKILNLGKIFIRNEKF; encoded by the coding sequence ATGAAGAGAATACTTGAAGTAGCTATAAAAACAATTAAAGAATCTGGTAATATACTTTTGAACTACATAGGCGAGGAAAAAGAAATAGAACTTAAAGGAATTTCCAATTTAGTCACTCAAGTAGATAAACTCTCAGAAAGACATATACTAAAATCCATAGAAGAAAATTTTCCGGATCATTCAATCTTGACAGAAGAAACAGGCTTTATAAATAAAAATTCTGAATATACCTGGATTGTAGATCCCTTAGATGGAACCACAAATTATGCCCATAATTTCCCTTTTTTTGGAATTAGTATTGCCCTCATAAAAAATAAAGAAATAATACTTGGATTAATCTATGATCCCATAAGAGACGAGTTATTTTATGCCATAAAAAATGAAGGTGCATACCTAAATGATAGGAGAATAGAGGTATCAAAAACAGAAAGTCTTGAAAATTCTCTCATTAGTTTTGCCTTTCCTTACGAATTAAGTCTTGAGGAGAAAAATTTTATTCCTTTTATAAATTTTTCCTCTAGAACTCATGGTATAAGAAGGACAGGTTCGGCAGCAATAGAAATAGCCTATGTAGGGTGTGGAAGACTTGATGGATTTTGGGCAAAGAAACTAAAACCATGGGATATTAGTGCAGGCATTCTAATAGTGGAAGAGGCAAAAGGTAAAGTTACAGATTTTAGTGGAAACAATATTGATATTCATACAGACAATATTTTGTTTTCAAACGGTAAAATACACCAAGAGATGATAAAAATCTTAAATTTAGGTAAAATATTCATTAGAAATGAAAAATTTTGA
- a CDS encoding ATP-dependent Clp protease ATP-binding subunit, with protein MSRKLCDICGINPATIRVYTIKNGQKRVLDICEECYAKQRRQERSYSPLESLFFGDLFRDFFGEDIGFPFESPFGRERESIDLNDYLSNVSKDLLQQAAKKAIDFGKKQVGTEHLLYVLLDNDVVNEILKQFKVSPQEIKAYIDNNAPKGGFKPEGEEVEVDISPRLKSALERAFMAARDLEHNYIGPEHLLIGLAEEEEGFAANVLRKYGLNPQALRQATIRVVGRGKEAGKGVRRSNTPTLDKFSRDLTELARQGKLDPVIGRAKEIETVIEVLARRKKNNPVLIGEPGVGKTAIVEGLAQRIVKGEVPEVLRDKRLVELNINTLVAGTKYRGELEERVKQILDEIIANQDNLIIFIDEIHTIVGAGAAGEGNLDIANAFKPALARGELHLIGATTLNEYQKYIEKDPALERRFQPIFISEPTVEQTITILRGLRDRFEAHHKVKITDEAIIAAAELSDKYITNRYLPDKAIDLIDQAAARVRIMMTSRPAEIQELEAKIQSLKREQEYASSRKQYDKAKELEEQIQKLEKELQEKTETWKREIASDVPEVRAKHIAEIVSSLTGIPVTELTTDERERLLKLEEKLHERVVGQDEAIKAVSDAIRLARAGLREKNRPIATFLFLGPTGVGKTELARALAWAVFGDEDAIIRIDMSEYMERHTVSRLIGAPPGYVGYEEGGQLTEKVRRRPYSVILLDEIEKAHPDVHNILLQVFDAGRLTDGKGRVVDFTNTIIIMTSNIGSDIIQANLSAAGRDKLSYEQLKEKLMDILKRYFRPEFLNRIDEIIVFHALTKEQVRDIVKLQLERVRRTARAQNIELIFDESVVDFLADIGYSPEFGARELKRKIRNELETKLAKAMLEGAVQEGDKIMVRYNKEKNTIEFEKIAEEVKAN; from the coding sequence ATGAGCAGAAAATTATGTGACATCTGTGGGATCAACCCTGCGACTATTAGGGTCTACACCATAAAAAATGGACAAAAGAGAGTCCTTGATATATGTGAAGAATGTTATGCTAAGCAAAGGAGACAAGAAAGGTCATATTCTCCTTTGGAATCTTTATTCTTTGGTGATCTTTTTAGGGACTTTTTTGGAGAGGATATTGGTTTTCCCTTTGAAAGTCCTTTTGGAAGAGAAAGGGAATCTATAGATTTGAATGATTATTTGAGCAATGTATCAAAAGATCTTCTCCAACAAGCTGCCAAAAAAGCTATTGATTTTGGCAAGAAACAAGTTGGAACCGAACATTTGCTCTATGTTCTCTTGGACAATGATGTGGTAAATGAGATTTTAAAACAATTTAAAGTTTCACCACAAGAGATCAAAGCCTATATAGATAATAATGCTCCTAAGGGTGGGTTTAAGCCTGAAGGAGAAGAGGTGGAGGTAGACATATCTCCAAGGCTAAAAAGTGCTTTAGAGAGAGCTTTTATGGCTGCAAGAGACTTAGAGCATAACTACATAGGTCCAGAACATCTCTTGATAGGGCTTGCAGAAGAAGAGGAAGGATTTGCTGCAAATGTTTTAAGAAAGTATGGACTAAATCCCCAGGCATTGAGACAAGCAACTATTAGAGTAGTAGGAAGAGGTAAAGAGGCTGGCAAAGGAGTTAGAAGATCTAATACCCCTACTCTTGATAAATTTTCTCGTGATTTAACGGAATTAGCGAGACAAGGTAAATTAGATCCTGTCATAGGAAGGGCAAAAGAGATAGAAACTGTTATTGAGGTACTTGCAAGAAGAAAGAAGAATAACCCTGTGCTCATAGGAGAGCCAGGTGTAGGTAAGACTGCTATTGTAGAGGGTCTTGCTCAAAGGATTGTTAAAGGAGAAGTACCAGAAGTTTTAAGAGATAAGAGATTAGTAGAATTAAACATAAATACCCTTGTGGCAGGGACAAAATATAGAGGAGAGTTAGAGGAAAGAGTAAAGCAGATTTTAGATGAGATAATAGCTAATCAGGATAATTTGATCATCTTTATTGATGAGATTCACACTATTGTGGGAGCAGGTGCTGCTGGAGAAGGAAATTTAGATATTGCTAATGCTTTTAAACCAGCATTAGCAAGGGGAGAACTCCATTTAATTGGCGCTACCACTTTGAATGAGTATCAAAAATATATTGAAAAAGATCCTGCCCTTGAAAGAAGATTTCAACCTATATTTATCTCTGAGCCTACTGTAGAGCAGACTATAACAATCTTAAGAGGGTTAAGGGATAGATTTGAAGCACATCATAAAGTAAAGATTACTGACGAGGCAATAATAGCTGCTGCTGAACTCTCAGATAAGTATATAACAAATAGATACTTGCCTGATAAGGCTATAGATCTTATAGATCAAGCAGCAGCAAGGGTAAGAATTATGATGACTTCAAGGCCTGCCGAGATACAGGAACTTGAAGCCAAAATACAGTCTTTGAAGAGAGAGCAGGAATATGCATCCTCTAGAAAGCAGTATGATAAAGCTAAAGAACTTGAGGAGCAAATTCAGAAACTTGAGAAAGAATTGCAAGAAAAGACTGAAACTTGGAAGAGAGAAATTGCATCTGATGTACCTGAGGTAAGAGCTAAGCATATAGCCGAAATAGTATCCTCTCTTACAGGTATTCCTGTAACAGAGCTTACCACTGATGAAAGAGAAAGACTATTAAAGCTTGAAGAAAAATTACATGAAAGAGTGGTAGGGCAGGATGAAGCTATAAAGGCAGTGAGTGATGCTATAAGATTAGCAAGAGCAGGTCTCAGGGAGAAGAATAGGCCCATAGCTACTTTCTTATTCCTTGGTCCTACAGGGGTAGGTAAGACAGAACTGGCGAGAGCTCTTGCTTGGGCAGTATTTGGAGATGAGGATGCTATCATACGTATTGATATGAGTGAGTATATGGAGAGACATACTGTTTCAAGATTAATTGGTGCTCCTCCAGGATATGTAGGATATGAAGAAGGTGGACAACTTACTGAAAAGGTACGTAGAAGACCATATAGTGTAATTCTCTTAGACGAAATAGAGAAAGCTCATCCAGATGTGCATAATATACTATTACAGGTATTCGACGCAGGAAGACTTACCGATGGGAAAGGTAGAGTTGTAGATTTTACCAATACCATAATTATAATGACAAGTAATATAGGATCTGACATTATCCAGGCTAATTTGTCAGCTGCTGGAAGGGATAAGTTAAGCTATGAACAGCTTAAAGAAAAACTTATGGATATTCTTAAGAGGTACTTTAGACCAGAATTTCTCAATAGGATTGATGAGATAATAGTGTTCCATGCTTTGACTAAAGAACAAGTGAGAGACATTGTCAAATTGCAGCTTGAAAGGGTAAGAAGAACTGCAAGGGCTCAAAATATAGAGCTCATATTTGATGAATCAGTGGTAGATTTTCTTGCTGATATAGGATATAGTCCTGAGTTTGGAGCAAGAGAACTTAAGAGAAAAATTAGAAATGAACTTGAAACAAAACTTGCTAAGGCTATGCTTGAGGGAGCAGTTCAAGAGGGCGATAAAATTATGGTAAGATATAATAAAGAAAAAAATACTATTGAATTTGAAAAAATAGCTGAAGAGGTTAAAGCAAATTAA
- a CDS encoding adenosine-specific kinase: MEIQIVEIEKPAEVNVILGQTHFIKSVEDLYEAIMNTVPGAKFGIAFCEASGPALIRHVGTDEEMEDLAIKNLQKIAAGHSFIIFIRNFYPINVLNAIKHVPEVVNIFAATANPLKVVVIDDGVGRGIIGVIDGVKPKGVEGEEDMRHRKEFLRKIGYKF; encoded by the coding sequence GTGGAAATTCAAATTGTGGAGATAGAAAAACCTGCTGAAGTCAATGTTATTCTTGGACAGACTCATTTTATCAAATCCGTTGAAGATTTATATGAGGCAATTATGAACACAGTTCCTGGAGCTAAATTTGGTATTGCTTTTTGTGAGGCTTCTGGTCCTGCCCTTATAAGACATGTGGGAACCGATGAAGAGATGGAGGATTTAGCAATTAAAAATCTCCAAAAAATTGCAGCAGGACATAGTTTTATAATCTTTATAAGGAATTTTTATCCCATAAATGTTTTAAATGCTATTAAACATGTACCTGAAGTGGTGAATATATTTGCTGCTACCGCTAATCCTTTGAAGGTAGTAGTGATAGATGATGGTGTTGGGCGTGGAATTATTGGAGTTATAGATGGAGTAAAGCCTAAAGGAGTAGAAGGAGAGGAGGATATGAGGCATAGGAAAGAGTTTTTAAGAAAAATAGGTTATAAGTTTTAA
- a CDS encoding AAA family ATPase has protein sequence MPVITISRQVGSLGDELAERLSKELGYRYFDKFLMTEIAISSGLTEAEVIDFSEDNYKVKGFFEQLFGRKTPVGSVTIKEKDEKGKLVLTTKVFDEESSLAFVQAVIKKLVDWGNVVIVGRGGQVLLRNISHVLHVRVIAPLEFRIENIMRQKGLTREDALKYISEKDRAAQEYLYRFYNVDWNDPELYHIVLNMGMLKIEHAVKVIKELVNLI, from the coding sequence ATGCCTGTAATTACCATTTCTCGCCAGGTAGGAAGCTTAGGAGACGAATTAGCAGAAAGACTTTCTAAGGAGCTTGGGTATAGATATTTTGATAAATTTCTTATGACAGAGATTGCTATTTCTTCGGGACTTACAGAGGCAGAAGTTATAGATTTTAGTGAAGACAATTATAAGGTAAAAGGTTTTTTTGAGCAACTTTTTGGAAGGAAAACTCCTGTAGGTTCAGTTACTATAAAAGAGAAGGATGAAAAAGGGAAGTTGGTTTTAACTACTAAAGTCTTTGATGAAGAAAGCTCTCTTGCTTTTGTTCAGGCAGTGATTAAGAAGCTTGTGGATTGGGGAAATGTGGTGATTGTGGGGAGAGGTGGACAAGTTCTTTTGAGAAATATCTCTCATGTATTACATGTGAGAGTTATAGCTCCTCTTGAGTTTAGAATTGAAAATATAATGAGGCAAAAGGGACTAACAAGGGAAGATGCGTTAAAGTACATCTCTGAAAAAGATAGAGCAGCTCAAGAATATCTTTACAGATTTTACAATGTAGACTGGAATGATCCCGAATTATATCATATAGTTCTTAACATGGGCATGCTTAAAATAGAACACGCAGTGAAAGTGATAAAAGAACTTGTGAATCTAATATAA
- the phoU gene encoding phosphate signaling complex protein PhoU gives MEKATIIKEIESLKEKLLRMGSIVEKMLHKTLDSIKTRDLDLAQEVIETDKLVDDYNWNIENQCIKILSLHQPVAKELRIIASTMKIIKDLERIGDYSVDIAKFASSLLKYSFEIPLADIISLATLVEKMVKDIIRAYSEPNLDQLEDLSSYYNFVYLKYQEISNELLEEIYKNPILTQQIVQLIMISRYLERIADHATNIIELIYYIETGERKELHK, from the coding sequence TTGGAAAAAGCGACAATTATTAAAGAAATCGAATCCCTCAAAGAAAAACTTCTCAGAATGGGAAGCATCGTAGAAAAGATGCTTCACAAAACTCTTGACTCCATAAAAACAAGAGATCTGGATTTAGCACAGGAAGTCATAGAAACAGACAAATTGGTAGATGATTATAATTGGAATATAGAAAACCAATGTATTAAAATATTATCTCTTCATCAACCTGTAGCAAAAGAACTAAGAATTATAGCCTCCACCATGAAAATAATTAAAGACTTGGAAAGAATAGGAGATTACTCTGTAGACATTGCAAAATTTGCATCAAGTTTATTAAAATACTCCTTTGAGATACCTCTTGCAGATATTATCTCCTTGGCTACCTTAGTAGAAAAGATGGTAAAAGACATAATAAGAGCCTACTCTGAGCCTAACTTAGACCAACTTGAAGACCTCTCTTCATATTATAATTTTGTATACCTTAAATATCAGGAGATATCCAATGAACTCTTAGAAGAAATCTACAAAAATCCAATACTTACTCAACAAATAGTTCAACTTATAATGATTTCAAGATACTTAGAAAGGATCGCTGATCATGCCACCAATATAATAGAACTCATTTATTATATAGAGACAGGAGAAAGAAAAGAGCTTCATAAATAA
- a CDS encoding adenosylhomocysteinase codes for MSRIRDINLWESGKKKIEWVKNFMPVVNTLESKYSFSQIFKDKTIGMCIHLEAKTARLALAFKNCGAKVVCAGSNPLSTQDDVAAYLVKEGIEVFAWRGESSEDYERNLEEVLKKEPNLIIDDGFDLTVLLYKKFSYLKHKIFGVGEETTTGVKRAKALLKDRGLDFPVVAVNDSKLKFLFDNRYGTGESAISSFMRNTNLLISGRTFVVAGYGWVGRGIAQKLQGLKAKVIITEVDPIKALEAHMDGFSVMPMKEAVKIGDVFITATGNFKVIGEEYFYDLKDGAILANAGHFNVEIDMETLEKIAIEKREVRDNIHEYKLPNGKRVFVIAEGRLLNLAGGDGHPIEIMDLSFGIQFLVMKWLMERGKELPKVVISVSEDIELEIAKIKLDSLGISIDTLTPEQLNYLQSWE; via the coding sequence ATGAGTAGAATTAGAGATATTAATTTATGGGAATCTGGAAAGAAGAAAATTGAATGGGTAAAAAATTTTATGCCTGTAGTTAATACCCTTGAGTCTAAATATTCTTTCTCTCAAATTTTCAAGGATAAAACCATAGGTATGTGTATCCATCTGGAAGCAAAAACTGCAAGGCTTGCTCTTGCCTTTAAGAATTGTGGTGCAAAAGTGGTATGTGCAGGAAGTAATCCTCTTTCTACGCAGGATGATGTAGCTGCTTATCTTGTTAAAGAGGGAATTGAGGTCTTTGCATGGAGAGGGGAAAGTTCTGAAGATTATGAAAGAAATTTAGAGGAGGTTTTAAAAAAGGAGCCCAACTTAATAATAGATGATGGATTTGATCTTACAGTACTTCTTTATAAGAAGTTTTCTTATTTGAAACACAAAATTTTTGGGGTTGGGGAGGAGACTACTACAGGAGTTAAAAGGGCAAAGGCTTTATTGAAAGATAGAGGACTTGACTTTCCTGTAGTTGCGGTTAATGATTCAAAATTAAAATTTCTCTTTGACAATCGTTATGGTACCGGAGAATCAGCCATATCCTCTTTTATGAGAAATACAAATTTACTTATCTCGGGTAGAACCTTTGTAGTGGCAGGATATGGGTGGGTAGGAAGAGGGATTGCTCAAAAACTTCAAGGTTTAAAGGCAAAGGTCATAATAACAGAGGTAGATCCCATTAAGGCCTTAGAAGCACATATGGATGGCTTTTCAGTTATGCCAATGAAAGAAGCTGTAAAAATTGGTGATGTTTTTATTACTGCTACGGGGAATTTCAAGGTAATAGGAGAAGAGTATTTTTATGATTTAAAAGATGGTGCTATCCTTGCTAATGCTGGGCATTTTAATGTGGAGATAGATATGGAAACTTTGGAGAAAATTGCTATTGAAAAAAGAGAGGTTAGAGATAACATTCATGAATATAAGCTTCCAAATGGTAAGAGGGTTTTTGTTATTGCTGAGGGAAGACTTTTAAATCTTGCTGGAGGAGATGGGCATCCTATAGAAATAATGGATCTTTCCTTTGGTATTCAATTTCTTGTTATGAAGTGGCTTATGGAAAGAGGAAAAGAACTTCCTAAAGTTGTAATTTCTGTTTCTGAAGACATAGAGCTTGAAATTGCAAAAATAAAATTAGATAGTCTAGGAATAAGTATTGATACTTTAACTCCTGAGCAATTGAATTATCTTCAAAGTTGGGAATAA
- a CDS encoding LemA family protein gives MIGLVILGVIVFIVVFVIVIYNRLVVLRNRVENAWAQIDVQLKKRYDLIPNLVETVKAYASHEKEVFEKIAMYRAQMVGAKTPGEAAQANEGLTSVLKTLFAIAENYPELKANQNFMMLQEELSGIESKIAYARQFYNDVVMMYNQSLQVFPNSIIANLFGFKPKEYFEVESPEERRAVKVSF, from the coding sequence ATGATTGGTTTAGTCATTTTAGGTGTGATCGTTTTCATTGTGGTTTTTGTTATAGTTATATATAATCGTTTAGTAGTGTTGAGAAATAGAGTAGAAAATGCATGGGCACAAATTGATGTTCAGTTGAAGAAGAGATATGATTTAATTCCAAATCTTGTAGAAACAGTAAAAGCTTATGCATCTCATGAAAAAGAAGTTTTTGAGAAAATAGCCATGTATCGAGCTCAAATGGTAGGAGCAAAAACTCCTGGGGAGGCTGCTCAAGCTAACGAAGGACTTACTTCTGTGTTGAAGACACTTTTTGCTATTGCAGAGAATTATCCTGAATTGAAGGCAAATCAGAATTTTATGATGCTACAGGAAGAACTTTCAGGAATAGAATCTAAAATTGCCTATGCAAGGCAGTTCTATAATGACGTAGTAATGATGTATAATCAATCTCTTCAAGTGTTTCCTAATTCCATTATTGCTAACTTATTCGGCTTTAAGCCTAAGGAGTACTTTGAGGTAGAAAGTCCTGAAGAGAGGAGAGCTGTGAAAGTTAGCTTCTGA
- the htpX gene encoding zinc metalloprotease HtpX, which yields MKPFTFYEAIESNKRKTWFIVFIIYFLLFFVCYAVVSYFELGEIGIIIAFLIVLFTNYYAYQKSNEIILNYSGVREPTREEYPYLLNVVEGLSIAAGIPTPKIYIMDDPSPNAFATGKDPQNSVVVVTKGLLDILNRTELEGVIAHEISHIKNYDVRLQTIAAVMVGLIVILGDGLKRSFYYSKRRRDKDENILGIVSLIIAILAPFLATLLRFALSRQREYMADASAAMLTRYPEGLASALEKIAKNFQPIKRANVMTAPLYIVNPLSSNAVSKLFSTHPPIEERIRRLRMMGERWKMLDKEG from the coding sequence ATGAAGCCTTTTACTTTTTATGAGGCTATAGAGTCTAATAAAAGGAAGACTTGGTTTATTGTTTTTATCATTTATTTTTTGCTTTTTTTTGTTTGTTATGCCGTTGTCTCTTATTTTGAATTGGGAGAAATAGGCATAATAATTGCTTTTTTGATAGTACTTTTTACAAATTACTATGCCTACCAAAAAAGCAATGAGATAATTTTAAACTATAGTGGGGTTAGGGAGCCTACAAGGGAAGAATACCCGTATCTCTTAAATGTGGTGGAGGGATTAAGTATTGCAGCAGGGATTCCAACTCCTAAAATTTACATTATGGATGATCCCTCTCCTAATGCCTTTGCCACAGGGAAAGATCCCCAAAATAGTGTAGTTGTAGTTACCAAGGGACTTTTAGATATCCTTAATAGGACAGAGCTTGAAGGAGTAATAGCACATGAGATCTCTCATATTAAAAATTATGATGTAAGATTGCAGACTATAGCAGCAGTTATGGTAGGATTGATTGTAATATTAGGTGATGGTTTAAAAAGATCCTTTTATTATTCAAAGAGAAGAAGAGACAAGGATGAGAACATATTAGGCATAGTTTCTCTGATAATTGCAATTTTGGCGCCTTTTCTTGCTACACTTTTACGGTTTGCCCTATCAAGGCAGAGGGAATATATGGCAGATGCCAGCGCTGCTATGCTTACTAGGTATCCTGAAGGGCTTGCTTCTGCTTTAGAAAAGATAGCTAAAAATTTTCAGCCAATAAAAAGAGCTAATGTGATGACTGCACCCCTTTATATCGTTAATCCTCTAAGTAGTAATGCGGTATCTAAGCTATTTAGCACTCATCCTCCTATTGAAGAGAGAATTAGAAGGCTTAGAATGATGGGGGAAAGATGGAAAATGTTGGATAAGGAGGGGTAG
- a CDS encoding nitroreductase family protein: MDVFEAIKKRRSIRKYQNREIEEEKLLRILEAARLAPSARNRQEWRFIIVKDKKVKEELVKEASPHQPFMLQAPIIIVAYVIDKDYIMRCGVPAHYIDVAIALTHIHLQAVEEGLGTCWIGSFYQDKVKKVLNLPEEAEIIQLMTLGYPAEDPAPKTRLSLDEIVKIL, from the coding sequence ATGGATGTTTTTGAGGCTATAAAGAAGAGAAGGAGTATAAGAAAATATCAGAATAGAGAAATAGAAGAAGAAAAGCTTTTAAGGATTCTTGAGGCTGCAAGGCTTGCTCCTTCTGCAAGAAATAGGCAAGAGTGGAGATTCATAATAGTCAAAGATAAAAAGGTAAAGGAAGAATTAGTCAAAGAAGCCTCTCCCCATCAGCCTTTTATGCTACAAGCTCCTATCATAATTGTGGCTTATGTTATTGATAAAGACTATATTATGAGATGTGGGGTTCCTGCTCATTATATTGATGTGGCTATAGCTCTTACTCATATCCATTTACAGGCAGTAGAAGAGGGTCTTGGAACTTGTTGGATTGGATCTTTTTATCAAGATAAAGTAAAAAAGGTGTTAAATTTACCAGAGGAAGCAGAGATAATTCAACTAATGACCCTTGGATATCCAGCAGAAGATCCAGCACCAAAGACAAGACTCTCTCTGGATGAGATTGTAAAAATTCTTTAG